Proteins encoded by one window of Burkholderia plantarii:
- the zwf gene encoding glucose-6-phosphate dehydrogenase gives MQTDSSFTFVLFGGTGDLSMRKILPALFEAHRANMLAEAGRIVAVARHESDRAAYHGWVEEHVKPHARKASGNALDEAAWRRFLERIDYVHLDLGRPEDYTVLRDAIGTLPGTRVFYLATGPSLFEPICKALAGVGLSEGARIVLEKPLGYDLASSNEINDAVGEIFAEDQIYRIDHYLGKEPVQNLLALRFGNALFEPLWRREWVESIQITIAEELGVEARGDFYDNTGALRDMVQNHLLQLLSIVAMEPPHSMDSDSVRDEKLRVLRALKPIDPRDISKVAVRGQYHGGTIKGTQVPAYATEPGVKPDSTTETYVALKVEIENWRWAGVPFFLRTGKRLADRVAEIVVNFRAVPHSALGASALRAGANRLVIRLQPNETIRLYCLAKQPGEGMNLASVHLDLAFDQFFKEGQMEAYQRLLLDVINGRLALFVRRDEQEAAWRWVEPIQSEWQKSLKPPKPYASGTWGPAAASAMLAQHGTCWLEEEN, from the coding sequence CAGCTTCACCTTCGTTCTGTTCGGCGGCACCGGCGACCTGTCGATGCGCAAGATCCTGCCGGCGCTGTTCGAGGCGCACCGCGCCAACATGCTCGCCGAGGCGGGACGTATCGTCGCCGTCGCGCGCCATGAGTCGGATCGCGCCGCCTATCACGGCTGGGTCGAGGAGCACGTGAAGCCGCATGCGCGGAAAGCGTCCGGCAACGCGCTCGACGAAGCGGCCTGGCGGCGGTTCCTCGAGCGCATCGACTACGTCCATCTCGATCTCGGCCGCCCGGAAGACTACACGGTGCTGCGCGACGCGATCGGCACGCTGCCCGGCACGCGCGTGTTCTACCTGGCCACCGGCCCGTCGCTGTTCGAGCCGATCTGCAAGGCGCTGGCCGGCGTGGGCTTGAGCGAAGGCGCGCGCATCGTGCTCGAGAAGCCGCTCGGCTACGACCTCGCCTCGTCGAACGAAATCAACGACGCGGTGGGCGAGATCTTCGCCGAGGACCAGATCTACCGGATCGACCACTATCTCGGCAAGGAGCCGGTACAGAACCTGCTCGCGCTGCGCTTCGGCAATGCGCTGTTCGAGCCGCTGTGGCGCCGCGAATGGGTGGAGAGCATCCAGATCACGATCGCCGAGGAGCTCGGCGTGGAAGCGCGCGGCGATTTCTACGACAACACCGGCGCGCTGCGCGACATGGTGCAGAACCACCTGCTGCAGCTGCTGTCGATCGTCGCGATGGAGCCGCCGCATTCGATGGATTCGGATTCGGTGCGCGACGAAAAGCTGCGCGTGCTGCGCGCGCTCAAGCCGATCGACCCGCGCGACATCAGCAAGGTGGCCGTGCGCGGCCAGTACCACGGCGGCACCATCAAGGGCACCCAGGTGCCCGCCTACGCCACCGAGCCCGGCGTGAAGCCGGACAGCACCACCGAAACCTACGTCGCGCTGAAGGTCGAGATCGAGAACTGGCGCTGGGCCGGCGTGCCGTTCTTCCTGCGCACCGGCAAGCGGCTCGCCGACCGCGTCGCCGAGATCGTCGTCAACTTCCGCGCCGTGCCGCATTCGGCGCTCGGCGCCTCCGCGCTGCGCGCCGGCGCGAACCGCCTGGTGATCCGGCTGCAGCCGAACGAGACGATCCGCCTCTACTGCCTCGCCAAGCAGCCCGGCGAGGGCATGAACCTCGCAAGCGTGCATCTCGACCTCGCGTTCGACCAGTTCTTCAAGGAAGGCCAGATGGAGGCCTACCAGCGCTTGCTGCTCGACGTCATCAACGGGCGCCTCGCGCTGTTCGTGCGCCGCGACGAGCAGGAAGCCGCCTGGCGCTGGGTCGAACCGATCCAGAGCGAATGGCAGAAATCGCTGAAGCCGCCGAAGCCCTACGCATCGGGCACCTGGGGGCCGGCCGCCGCGAGCGCGATGCTCGCGCAGCACGGCACCTGCTGGCTGGAAGAAGAGAATTGA